Below is a genomic region from Anoxybacillus flavithermus.
ATTTCACTGAACGACAACCTCCTCAATCTCGTAGCGATAATCTTCAATGACGGTATTCGCAAGTAACTTTTCACACATCTCTTTCACAACGGCATCGATGTTACGATCACTTTTTTCGACGAGTAACTCCATAAACTTCCCGATCCGTACATCTTGCACTTCACGATAGTTTAAGCTATGCAATGCTCCTTTTACCGCATTGCCTTGTGGATCTAATACATTTTCACGCAATGTGACATACACTTTTACTTTGTACATGATAATCCTCCTAATCGTTGTAAAAGTTTCGTATATGTTTCTGTTAAGTCTCCTAAATCACGACGAAATACATCTTTATCAAATTTTTCTTTCGTGTGTACATCCCATAATCGACACGTATCTGGGGAAATTTCATCCGCCAACAATACCGCTCCCGTTTCATCTTTTCCAAACTCTAATTTGAAGTCAACGAGCTGTAAGTCACATGAACGAAATAAGGAAGTTAAAATGTCGTTAATGCGTAACGCCATCTGTTTCATGTACAAAAGCTCATCATGAGTGGCGAGCTGTAACAAAGCGATATGATCTTCCGTTAATAGGGGATCGCCTAAGTCGTCGTTTTTATAGTAAAATTCTACAATCGGTTTTTTCATCACGGTTCCTTCCTCTAAACCGATTCGTTTCGCTAAACTACCGGCGACGATATTGCGGACAACAACTTCGAGGGGGATAATCGTCACTTGTCGCACAAGCTGTTCAGTATCAGATATTTTGCGAATAAAATGATTGCTTACACCCGCCTCATGCAACAAGGAAAATAGTAAACTTGTAATCTCGTTATTTAGCCTCCCTTTCCCAACAATCGTTGCTTTTTTTTCGCCGTTAAATGCTGTTGCCTCATCTTTATACTCGATCCATAATACATGCTTCTCATTCGTTGCATACACTTTTTTCGCCTTTCCTTCGTATAGAAGGTATTGCTTCTCCATGTTCTCTCCCCCGTTTATCCAGAATATTAGGAATTTTTAGCCTGTAGGCAAGGCAAAGACCTTACCTATTGCAAGCCAAGTCGACGAAAAATTGTATCGACATGTTTTAAATGATAATTGTAATCGAAGCAATCTGCGATTTGATCCTTCGTTAAACGACTTGTAATCACTTCGTCTGCTTCAATTAACGAGCGGAACGGCACTTGTTTTTCCCATGCTTCCATCGCCTTTGGTTGTACAAGATCATACGCTTCCTCACGCGTCATACCTGTGTCAATAAGCGCTAGCAATACGCGTTGTGAATAAATAAGTCCGAGCGTGCGATCCATATTCTTCTTCATGTTTTCTGGGAATACGGTCAAGTTTTTCACGATATTTGTAAAGCGGTTGAGCATGTAGTCTAAAGCGATCGTTGCATCCGGTAAAATAATGCGCTCCGCCGACGAATGCGAAATGTCACGCTCATGCCAAAGCGGTACATTTTCATACGCCGTTAACATATATCCACGAATGACGCGAGCCATTCCTGTCATATTTTCTGAACCGATCGGATTACGTTTATGTGGCATCGCTGACGAACCTTTTTGTCCTTTGGCGAAAAACTCCTCTACTTCCCGCGTTTCACTTTTTTGCAATCCTCGAATTTCAACAGCAAATTTTTCAATCGATGTTGCAATTAAAGCGAGCGTCGCCATATAGTGCGCATGACGATCACGCTGTAACGTTTGCGTCGAAATAGGCGCAGGCTGTAAGCCAAGTTTTTCGCATACGTACTGCTCAACAAACGGATCGATATTGGCATACGTACCAACAGCACCAGAAATTTTTCCAACGCGTACCGTTTCGGCTGCTTGCTTGAAACGTTCTAAGTTTCGCTCCATTTCGGCATACCAAAGCGCCAATTTTAATCCAAACGTCGTTGGCTCAGCATGAACACCGTGTGTCCGTCCCATCATGACCGTATATTTATGTTCAATCGCTTTTTCTTTTAATACAGCAATAAAGTTCTCTAAGTCACGCAATAAAATTTCATTTGCTTGTTTTAATAAGTATGATAATGCTGTATCAACCACATCCGTAGACGTAAGGCCATAATGTACCCATTTTCGTTCTTCTCCTAGCGTTTCTGATACCGCACGCGTAAAGGCAACAACATCATGGCGCGTCTCTTCTTCGATTTGTTTTATGCGGTCGATGTCAAAAGACGCGTGTTGGCGGATTTTTTCCACATCTTCTTTTGGAATGACACCTAACTCCGCCCATGCTTCACATGCTAAAATTTCGACTTCCAGCCAAGCACGAAAACGGTTTTCTTCCGTCCAAATGGCGCCCATTTCAGGTCTTGTGTAACGTTCAATCATACGTTCATCCTCCGATCTGTCCAAATGGAAAATTCGTCTATTTTTCGTTGCATCGCATCGACATCGTCAATCAACCATGTGATATGTCCCATTTTTCGCTTCGGCTTTGCTTCTTTTTTGCCATAAAAATGAACGTGTGCCTCACCCAATTGAGCGATGTTACGAATCACAGCATCCACATGTTCTCCTAACACATTGACCATAATTGCCGGTTTTAACAATTTCGTACTGCCAAGCGGCCAATCACAAATGGCGCGAATATGTTGTTGAAATTGCGATGTGATACAACCGTTTATTGTATAATGACCTGAGTTGTGCGGTCTAGGGGCAAGTTCATTCACATACAATTGTCCGTTTTTAGTCAAAAACATTTCAATTGCTAACGTCCCTACAAGTTGGAACGCTTCGGCTAACTGTTTCGCATATGTTTCAGCTTGTTCGATAATGCGTTCATTCACCTGAGCCGGCGCAATCGTTTCATGTAAAATGTTGTCGCGATGAATGTTTTCAACGACAGGAAACAGCGCCATATCACCAGAAACATTGCGTACAACGATGATGGATAATTCTTTTACAAAAGGAACCCATGCTTCTAACACACACTCACCGTTGGCTAAAAGTGAGCGAGCTTTATGCACATCATCTAAACAACGAATGACAACTTGCCCTTTTCCATCATATCCACCACGGCACGTTTTCAATACAGATGGAATGCCTATCTCTCGAATCGCTTCCTCTAGTTCCTCTTCTTTGAATACAAGACGATAAGGCGCAACAGGTAAGCCAGCAGACTGAACAGCTCGCTTTTCTTTCCAACGATGTTGTGTAATCGCAAGAAGCTCGCTTCCTTGAGGCACATATCCTCTCTCTGTTAATCGATTCAATGCATCCGCATCAATATTTTCAAATTCATAGGTGATGACATCACTTACTTCAGCTAGCTGACATAATGCTCGTTCATCGCTATATGAAGCAACAATTTCAATGTCAGCGACTTGAGCGCACGGAGAGTGTGGAGTAGGATCGAGTACAGCAACGAAAAACCCCATCTCTTTCGCAGCGATCGCCATCATTCTTCCTAGTTGTCCTCCGCCAATAATGCCAATCGTTTGCCCTGGAACAATCATTTTAGTCAAGCTGATCACTACTTTCCATCACTTGTTTTCGAATCGTTTCACGCCGTGCCCGTAATCCCTCCATATATGTTGGTTCATACGTCCCGAGTATCGACGCAGCAAGCAATGCTGCATTTATGGCCCCTGCTTTTCCGATCGCTACCGTTGCTACCGGTACTCCACCTGGCATTTGGACGATAGAGAGTAATGAATCAAGACCGTTCAACGTCTTAGACATAATCGGTACACCGATAACCGGTAATGTTGTTTTTGCTGCTACCATTCCCGGTAAATGCGCAGCTCCTCCCGCTCCAGCAATAATGACTTTAATTCCTCGCTCTTCAGCCGATTCAGCATATGTAAACATAAAATCTGGTGTACGATGGGCTGAAACAACTTTTTTCTCAAATGGAATATGCAATTCTTCTAATATATCACACGCATGACGCATCGTTTCCCAGTCCGATTGACTTCCCATAATGACAGCGACAAGTGGCTGCATTTACACTCACCTCTTTTTATCATTCAGAAAAAAATCCAGAACGACGTCCCTCGATCATAAGGGAAAGCATCGTTCTGGACATATTTCGCCCCTAGGGTGAAAAAAGCCAATAAGATCCTTTCCCTCATAGTCCAATAATTTACGGTTATTGGGTAGAGACTTTTGGGCCATATTCCCAAAATTATATGAGGGTTCAATCATGTATTCACTTACTTTCATCTTACCAGTCATTTTTCCATCATGTCAACATAAAATCGAACATTTTTATAAACTTAATATTTAATGTTCGGATTTTACTTAAAGTTCACCCTTTGATCCATTTCATCGTATAGTAAAAGAAAAAGAGAGAGGAGGAAAACAGTGGACTGGACAAAACAATGGGAAGCATTTTTTTCTAATCCTTTTTGGAATGCATCAAATACCTTTTCTTCTCATTCATCTGGCATCAATATGTATCGTCGTGATCATGAGTTGCTTGTTGTCGTTGCCATCCCCGGTTTAGAGAATGTACATGATGCAGAAGTATATATTCATTACAATACATTGGAGATCAAAGCAAATGTTCAATTACATTTTGAAGGATTTGAATTAATTGAGGAAGGAATTACACAAGGACCCTTTGAACGAGTAATACAACTTCCTTTTCCTGTAGGTGAAAAAGTGGAAGCTGTATACGAGAATGGGTTGCTTTTTATTCAGCTTCATCGCCTTATTCCTGATCATATAAAGAGAAAAGTAGAAATTAAATAAAAAATGAGCTAACCAGCATTGGTTAGCTCTTCACTATGGGGGAGAGGATTGTAAAAGCGTTAAACGCAAATACATGGACAAAAAAAGTTAGAGAACAAAGTCGAGATGCCCTCTAACTTGCCATGTCCGCCCGGCAACGTCCTACTCTCGCAGGCGGTGTCCCGCCAACTACCATCGGCGCTGGAGAGCTTAACTTCCGTGTTCGGGATGGGAACGGGTGTGACCTCTCCGCCATCGTCACCGAGCAAACATGCTTTTTCGTTTCGCCTCTTTCGGCGTGAAGGATAATTCCTTCAAAACTAGATAACAGAACAGTCGCCTGCGCTTTTCTTGTGTGTTTAGTTAAGTCCTCGATCGATTAGTATCCGTCAGCTGCACGTGTCGCCACGCTTCCACCTCGGACCTATCTACCTTGTCATCTTCAAGGGATCTTACTCGCTTGACGCGATGGGAAATCTCATCTTGAGGGGGGCTTCACGCTTAGATGCTTTCAGCGCTTATCCCTTCCGCACATAGCTACCCAGCTGTGCCCCTGGCGGGACAACTGGTACACCAGCGGTGCGTCCATCCCGGTCCTCTCGTACTAAGGACAGCTCCTCTCAAATTTCCTACGCCCGCGACGGATAGGGACCGAACTGTCTCACGACGTTCTGAACCCAGCTCGCGTACCGCTTTAATGGGCGAACAGCCCAACCCTTGGGACCGACTACAGCCCCAGGATGCGATGAGCCGACATCGAGGTGCCAAACCTCCCCGTCGATGTGGACTCTTGGGGGAGATAAGCCTGTTATCCCCGGGGTAGCTTTTATCCGTTGAGCGATGGCCCTTCCATTCGGAACCACCGGATCACTAAGCCCGACTTTCGTCCCTGCTCGACTTGTAGGTCTCGCAGTCAAGCTCCCTTCTGCCTTTACACTCTTCGAATGATTTCCAACCATTCTGAGGGAACCTTTGGGCGCCTCCGTTACGCTTTGGGAGGCGACCGCCCCAGTCAAACTGCCCACCTGACACTGTCTCCCACCCCGATCAGGGGTGCGGGTTAGAATCTCAGTACGACAAGGGTGGTATCCCAACGGCGACTCCACCTAGACTGGCGTCCAGGCTTCTCAGTCTCCCACCTATGCTGTACATGTCGCACCAACATTCAATATCAGGCTGCAGTAAAGCTCCACGGGGTCTTTCCGTCCTGTCGCGGGTAACCTGCATCTTCACAGGTACTATGATTTCACCGGGTCTCTCGTTGAGACAGTGCCCAAGTCGTTACACCTTTCGTGCGGGTCGGAACTTACCCGACAAGGAATTTCGCTACCTTAGGACCGTTATAGTTACGGCCGCCGTTTACTGGGGCTTCGGTTCGCACCTTCGCTTGCGCTAAGCGCTCCCCTTAACCTTCCAGCACCGGGCAGGTGTCAGCCCCTATACTTCGCCTTACGGCTTCGCAGAGACCTGTGTTTTTGATAAACAGTCGCTTGGGCCTTTTCACTGCGGCTCCCCTGGGCTATTCACCCGAGGGAGCACCCCTTCTCCCGAAGTTACGGGGTCATTTTGCCGAGTTCCTTAACGAGAGTTCTCCCGCGCACCTTAGGATTCTCTCCTCGCCTACCTGTGTCGGTTTGCGGTACGGGCACCTCTCACCTCGCTAGAGGCTTTTCTTGGCAGTGTGGAATCAGGCACTTCGGTACTACATTTCCCTCGCCATCACAGCTCAGCCTACTCAAGCGGATTTGCCTACTTGAGGCGCCTAACTGCTTGGACGCGCACAACCAGTCGCGCGCTGACCCTATCCTCCTGCGTCCCCCCATTGCTCAAACGGTGAGGAGGTGGTACAGGAATATCAACCTGTTGTCCATCGCCTACGCCTTTCGGCCTCGGCTTAGGTCCCGACTAACCCTGAGCGGACGAGCCTTCCTCAGGAAACCTTAGGCTTTCGGTGCAGAGGATTCTCACCTCTGTTTTCGCTACTCACACCGGCATTCTCACTTCTAAGCGCTCCACTAGTCCTTTCGGTCTAGCTTCGACGCCCTTAGAACGCTCCCCTACCGACGACGTAAGTCGTCCCACAGCTTCGGTGGTACGTTTAGCCCCGGTACATTTTCGGCGCAGAGTCACTCGACCAGTGAGCTATTACGCACTCTTTAAATGGTGGCTGCTTCTAAGCCAACATCCTGGTTGTCTAAGCAACTCCACATCCTTTTCCACTTAACGTACACTTTGGGACCTTAGCTGGTGATCTGGGCTGTTTCCCTCTTGACCACGGATCTTATCACTCGTAGTCTGACTCCCGAGTATAAGTCATTGGCATTCGGAGTTTGACTGAGTTCGGTAACCCGATGAGGGCCCCTAGCCCAATCAGTGCTCTACCTCCAAGACTCTCAACTCGAGGCTAGCCCTAAAGCTATTTCGGGGAGAACCAGCTATCTCCAAGTTCGATTGGCATTTCACCCCTACCCACACCTCATCCCCGCACTTTTCAACGTGCGTGGGTTCGGGCCTCCAGTAGGTATTACCCTACCTTCACCCTGGACATGGGTAGATCACCTGGTTTCGGGTCTACGACCTCGTACTATACGCCCTATTCAGACTCGCTTTCGCTACGGCTCCGTCTTTTCGACTTAACCTCGCACGAGATCGTAACTCGCCGGTTCATTCTACAAAAGGCACGCCATCACTCATAAACGAGCTCTGACTACTTGTAGGCACACGGTTTCAGGTTCTCTTTCACTCCCCTCCCGGGGTGCTTTTCACCTTTCCCTCACGGTACTGGTTCACTATCGGTCACTAGGGAGTATTTAGCCTTGGGAGATGGTCCTCCCTGCTTCCGACGGGATTCCTCGTGTCCCGCCGTACTCAGGATCCACTCAGGAGGGAACGAAGTTTCAACTACAGGGCTGTTACCTCCTCTGGCAGGCCTTTCCAGACCGCTTCGTCTACTCCGTTCCTTTGTCACTCCGTATTGAGTGTCCTACAACCCCAAGAGGCAAGCCTCTTGGTTTGGGCTGTTCCCGTTTCGCTCGCCGCTACTTAGGGAATCGCTTTTGCTTTCTTCTCCTCCGGGTACTTAGATGTTTCAGTTCCCCGGGTATGCCCTCCATACGCTATGGATTCACGTATGGATACTGTCCCATTACGGACAGTGGGTTCCCCCATTCGGAAATCTCCGGATCAACGCTTACTTACAGCTCCCCGAAGCATATCGGTGTTTGTCCCGTCCTTCATCGGCTCCTAGTGCCAAGGCATCCACCGTGCGCCCTTTCTAACTTAACTAAACACACTTTGCATTGCTTGGCTTTATCGTTTAGCTCCAAACGAGAACCGTTTGTCGCTTTTCTTACTGCCTGTTATCTAGTTTTCAAGGAACAATCAACTAAAATAACGAGGGATATTCCCTCAAAACTAAACGAAGCGAAAAAGCGTTGTTATTACGTTATGTCTAGCTTCGAACCAAGAACCGTTCTCCGCTTTTCTTTATGTCTAGCTCCGAACTAACATCCTCCTCCGCGTCCGCTTTCTCCGTCGACGTGCACGCACGTCTCGTCGAAAGCTTGCGCTTCCGTCGGATGTTTTCTTGACTACGTCAAGAACCGTTCTCCGCTTTTCGTATTTATCCTTAGAAAGGAGGTGATCCAGCCGCACCTTCCGATACGGCTACCTTGTTACGACTTCACCCCAATCATTTGCCCCACCTTCGGCGGCTGGCTCCCGTAAGGGTTACCTCACCGACTTCGGGTGTTGCAAACTCTCGTGGTGTGACGGGCGGTGTGTACAAGGCCCGGGAACGTATTCACCGCGGCATGCTGATCCGCGATTACTAGCGATTCCGGCTTCATGCAGGCGAGTTGCAGCCTGCAATCCGAACTGAGAGCGGCTTTTTGGGATTGGCTCCCCCTCGCGGGTTCGCAACCCTTTGTACCGCCCATTGTAGCACGTGTGTAGCCCAGGTCATAAGGGGCATGATGATTTGACGTCATCCCCACCTTCCTCCGACTTTTAGCCGGCAGTCACCTTAGAGTGCCCAACTGAATGCTGGCAACTAAGGTCGAGGGTTGCGCTCGTTGCGGGACTTAACCCAACATCTCACGACACGAGCTGACGACAACCATGCACCACCTGTCACCCTGTCCCCCGAAGGGGGAACGCCCGATCTCTCGGGTTGTCAGGGGATGTCAAGACCTGGTAAGGTTCTTCGCGTTGCTTCGAATTAAACCACATGCTCCACCGCTTGTGCGGGCCCCCGTCAATTCCTTTGAGTTTCACTCTTGCGAGCGTACTCCCCAGGCGGAGTGCTTAATGCGTTAGCTACAGCACTAAAGGGTGGATACCCTCTAACACTTAGCACTCATCGTTTACGGCGTGGACTACCAGGGTATCTAATCCTGTTTGCTCCCCACGCTTTCGCGCCTCAGCGTCAGTTACAGACCAGAGAGCCGCCTTCGCCACTGGTGTTCCTCCACATCTCTACGCATTTCACCGCTACACGTGGAATTCCGCTCTCCTCTTCTGCACTCAAGTCCCCCAGTTTCCAATGACCCTCCACGGTTGAGCCGTGGGCTTTCACATCAGACTTAAGGAACCGCCTGCGCGCGCTTTACGCCCAATAATTCCGGACAACGCTTGCCACCTACGTATTACCGCGGCTGCTGGCACGTAGTTAGCCGTGGCTTTCTCGTTAGGTACCGTCAAGGTAACGCCAGTTACTGCGCTACTTGTTCTTCCCTAACAACAGAGCTTTACGACCCGAAGGCCTTCTTCGCTCACGCGGCGTTGCTCCGTCAGACTTTCGTCCATTGCGGAAGATTCCCTACTGCTGCCTCCCGTAGGAGTCTGGGCCGTGTCTCAGTCCCAGTGTGGCCGATCACCCTCTCAGGTCGGCTACGCATCGTCGCCTTGGTGAGCCGTTACCTCACCAACTAGCTAATGCGCCGCGGGCCCATCCTGTAGCGACAGCTTGCGCCGCCTTTCAACGAAACGTCATGCGACATTCCGTGTTATCCGGTATTAGCACCGATTTCTCGGTGTTATCCCCGTCTACAGGGCAGGTTGCCCACGTGTTACTCACCCGTCCGCCGCTAACCAAATAGAAGCAAGCTTCTATTCGGTCCGCTCGACTTGCATGTATTAGGCACGCCGCCAGCGTTCGTCCTGAGCCAGGATCAAACTCTCCATAGAAAAGTTATCCTTAGCTTTTGCACGCTTTTCGCTTCGTTCAGTTTTCAAGGAACATCTCTGTCGCTCGTTGAGCGACCTTTTTAATATAACATTTACTGTTTTTTTTGTCAACACTTTTTTGGTTTTATTTTTTCATAAACTGCTTGTTTCAATCAGCAATAAGTATATTATCAAAAACCAATTTGCTCGTCAACTGTTTTTGATACAACTTTACTTATTTTTTTAACTTACCGTTTGTATTTCGACATATCCACTTAAAAACAAAAAAGCCCATTCCATTGTATGAACGGGCTTTTTTCAAATTTCTCTATTCTCTTAAGAAAAGGAAATAAGCGAGGAAAACAAAAAATAATACGTATAAGATTGGATGAACTTCACGACCGCGACCTTTTAAAATCATTGTGATCGGATAAAACAAGAAACCGACTGCAATACCTGTTGCAATACTATAAGAAAGCGGCATTGTAATTAAAGTAAAGAAAGCTGGAACTGCTACCTCAAATTTTTTCCAATCGATTTCACCGACCGAAGAAGCCATTAATACTCCTACAATAATAAGTGCTGGTGCTGTAACTGGAGCAGTAATGACACTTAATAAAGGCGAGAAGAATAAAGCTAATAAGAATAAAATACCTGTTACAACTGCCGAGAATCCTGAGCGTCCTCCTGCAGCTACCCCTGCAGAAGACTCAATGTAAGAAGTCGTTGTAGACGTCCCAAATACCGCACCTACCATAACAGCCGTTGCATCAACAAGCAAAGCTTTTCCTGCACGCGGCAACTTATTATCCTTTAACAATCCTGCTTGATTTGCAACCGCAAGCAACGTTCCTGTTGCATCAAAGAAATCAACAATGAAAAATGTTAAAACTACCCCAATCATTTTCAATGTGAAAATTTCATCTAAGTGCTCAAACGCCACGCCAAACGTAGGAGAAAGATCAGGAACAGCCCCGACAATTTTATCCGGAACTTCGATTAATCCAAACATCATACCTACAATAGCTGTAATGACCATACCATAAAAAACGCCGCCAGGTACTTTTCTCACCATAAGTGCTACGGTGACAATCAAACCAAAAATTGCTAATAGCGTATTTCCATCTTGGAAATCACCTAATCCTACTAACGTTGCTGGATTATCAACAATGATTTTAGCGTTTTGGAAGCCGATAAAAGTAATAAACAAACCAATACCTGCCCCAACAGCATACTTTAATTCAATAGGAATGGCATCAATAATTTTTTCTCGAATACCCGTCAAAGTTAAAATGGTAAAGAGAATACCTGAAACAAATACACCCGCTAATGCAGTTTGCCAAGGAATTTGCATATGAAGCACAACCGTAAACGCAAAAAATGCATTTAGCCCCATTCCTGGCGCAAGAGCAATTGGATACCGCGCTAAAATCCCCATCAAAATAGACCCATAAGCAGCTGCTAACGCCGTTGCAACAAACACAGCCCCTTGATCAATCCGAAGTTCATTTGGAAAATCTTTTACTGCTCCTAACGAAAGCGTAAATGGATTAACAAATAAAATGTAAGCCATAGATAAGAACGTTGTGATCCCGGCAATAATTTCTGTCCGATAGTTTGTGCCGAGCTCATCAAATTGGAAATACTTCTTAATCACTTCAAGTCCCTCCATATGTTGTAATAAAAAGAAAAACGCTTCTAGCAAACTACCAGAAGCGTTGACTATGATGCATAATGCACAGAACATAGAGAGGAATCAAGCAGATCCCTCTCCCCCACATTACACATCGTAGTCAAGCTATTTACGGTAGCTTGGTAGAGACTCCCGAGCCATATTCTCGAGATTATACGATGTACCCTCTATTTAATTTACACATACATTCTATCAATCACGCAGAACGCAGTCAAGATAAAAAACGAACATTTTTTATAAAATTTATTTTTTTGTTCGTTTTTTATTCCCATTCGATCGTTGCCGGTGGCTTGCTTGTAATATCGTAAACAACGCGATTAACATGAGGCACTTCGTTTACAATACGTGTTGAAATAACTTCAAGTACATCCCAAGGAATGCGAGCCCAATCTGCTGTCATACCATCAATCGACGTCACAGCGCGAATGCCGACCGTATAATCATACGTGCGAGCATCTCCCATCACCCCAACGCTACGAATGTCAGGTAGAACGGTAAAGTATTGCCAAATGTCGCGATCAAGCCCTGCTCTCTTTATCTCTTCACGCAAAATGGCATCCGATTCGCGAACGATTTCTAACTTCTCCTCTGTCACTTCACCTAATACACGAATGCCAAGACCTGGGCCCGGAAACGGCTGACGCCATACAATCTCGTCTGGAATGCCTAACTCTGTACCGAGTGCACGCACTTCATCTTTAAAAAGCGTATTCAACGGTTCAATTAACTTAAATGTCATATCTTCAGGTAAGCCGCCAACATTATGATGCGATTTAATCGTTTGAGCCGTTGCTGTGCCGCTTTCAATAATGTCAGTATAAAGCGTACCTTGTACTAAAAATTCGATGCCGTCGAGCTTTGCTGCTTCATCGTCAAAAACGTAAATGAACTCATTTCCGATAATTTTTCGTTTTTGCTCTGGATCACTTACACCTTTTAATTTATTTAAAAACCGTTCTTTTGCATCCACTTTAATGACGTTCATATGGAAACCTTCGCGGAACGTTTTCATGACACTTTCCGCTTCCCCTTTACGAAGCAACCCGTGATCAACAAAAATGCACGTTAACTGATCGCCAATAGCACGATGAACGAGAACAGCCGCTACCGACGAATCAACACCACCACTTAAAGCACAGAGCACTTTTTTATCGCCGACAAGCTCACGAATTTTACGAACTTCGTGATCGATAAAGCTTCCCATTGTCCAATCGCCTTTACACTCACAAATGTTAAACACGA
It encodes:
- a CDS encoding phosphoribosylformylglycinamidine synthase subunit PurS (With PurL and PurQ catalyzes the conversion of formylglycinamide ribonucleotide, ATP, and glutamine to formylglycinamidine ribonucleotide, ADP, and glutamate in the fourth step of the purine biosynthetic pathway), encoding MYKVKVYVTLRENVLDPQGNAVKGALHSLNYREVQDVRIGKFMELLVEKSDRNIDAVVKEMCEKLLANTVIEDYRYEIEEVVVQ
- a CDS encoding phosphoribosylaminoimidazolesuccinocarboxamide synthase — translated: MEKQYLLYEGKAKKVYATNEKHVLWIEYKDEATAFNGEKKATIVGKGRLNNEITSLLFSLLHEAGVSNHFIRKISDTEQLVRQVTIIPLEVVVRNIVAGSLAKRIGLEEGTVMKKPIVEFYYKNDDLGDPLLTEDHIALLQLATHDELLYMKQMALRINDILTSLFRSCDLQLVDFKLEFGKDETGAVLLADEISPDTCRLWDVHTKEKFDKDVFRRDLGDLTETYTKLLQRLGGLSCTK
- a CDS encoding adenylosuccinate lyase, with the protein product MIERYTRPEMGAIWTEENRFRAWLEVEILACEAWAELGVIPKEDVEKIRQHASFDIDRIKQIEEETRHDVVAFTRAVSETLGEERKWVHYGLTSTDVVDTALSYLLKQANEILLRDLENFIAVLKEKAIEHKYTVMMGRTHGVHAEPTTFGLKLALWYAEMERNLERFKQAAETVRVGKISGAVGTYANIDPFVEQYVCEKLGLQPAPISTQTLQRDRHAHYMATLALIATSIEKFAVEIRGLQKSETREVEEFFAKGQKGSSAMPHKRNPIGSENMTGMARVIRGYMLTAYENVPLWHERDISHSSAERIILPDATIALDYMLNRFTNIVKNLTVFPENMKKNMDRTLGLIYSQRVLLALIDTGMTREEAYDLVQPKAMEAWEKQVPFRSLIEADEVITSRLTKDQIADCFDYNYHLKHVDTIFRRLGLQ
- a CDS encoding 5-(carboxyamino)imidazole ribonucleotide synthase, with the protein product MISLTKMIVPGQTIGIIGGGQLGRMMAIAAKEMGFFVAVLDPTPHSPCAQVADIEIVASYSDERALCQLAEVSDVITYEFENIDADALNRLTERGYVPQGSELLAITQHRWKEKRAVQSAGLPVAPYRLVFKEEELEEAIREIGIPSVLKTCRGGYDGKGQVVIRCLDDVHKARSLLANGECVLEAWVPFVKELSIIVVRNVSGDMALFPVVENIHRDNILHETIAPAQVNERIIEQAETYAKQLAEAFQLVGTLAIEMFLTKNGQLYVNELAPRPHNSGHYTINGCITSQFQQHIRAICDWPLGSTKLLKPAIMVNVLGEHVDAVIRNIAQLGEAHVHFYGKKEAKPKRKMGHITWLIDDVDAMQRKIDEFSIWTDRRMNV
- a CDS encoding 5-(carboxyamino)imidazole ribonucleotide mutase, whose amino-acid sequence is MQPLVAVIMGSQSDWETMRHACDILEELHIPFEKKVVSAHRTPDFMFTYAESAEERGIKVIIAGAGGAAHLPGMVAAKTTLPVIGVPIMSKTLNGLDSLLSIVQMPGGVPVATVAIGKAGAINAALLAASILGTYEPTYMEGLRARRETIRKQVMESSDQLD
- a CDS encoding heat-shock protein Hsp20, whose amino-acid sequence is MDWTKQWEAFFSNPFWNASNTFSSHSSGINMYRRDHELLVVVAIPGLENVHDAEVYIHYNTLEIKANVQLHFEGFELIEEGITQGPFERVIQLPFPVGEKVEAVYENGLLFIQLHRLIPDHIKRKVEIK
- a CDS encoding guanine permease translates to MKKYFQFDELGTNYRTEIIAGITTFLSMAYILFVNPFTLSLGAVKDFPNELRIDQGAVFVATALAAAYGSILMGILARYPIALAPGMGLNAFFAFTVVLHMQIPWQTALAGVFVSGILFTILTLTGIREKIIDAIPIELKYAVGAGIGLFITFIGFQNAKIIVDNPATLVGLGDFQDGNTLLAIFGLIVTVALMVRKVPGGVFYGMVITAIVGMMFGLIEVPDKIVGAVPDLSPTFGVAFEHLDEIFTLKMIGVVLTFFIVDFFDATGTLLAVANQAGLLKDNKLPRAGKALLVDATAVMVGAVFGTSTTTSYIESSAGVAAGGRSGFSAVVTGILFLLALFFSPLLSVITAPVTAPALIIVGVLMASSVGEIDWKKFEVAVPAFFTLITMPLSYSIATGIAVGFLFYPITMILKGRGREVHPILYVLFFVFLAYFLFLRE
- a CDS encoding GMP synthase (glutamine-hydrolyzing) — translated: MIVVLDFGSQYNQLITRRIREFGVYSELHPHTITAEQIQQMNVKGIVFSGGPNSVYDEQSFTCDPALFQLGIPILGICYGMQLMTHHLGGKVEKATHREYGKATITVQRASQLFGDLPPEQIVWMSHGDLVTKTPEGFTVDATSPSCPIAAMSDETRKFYAVQFHPEVRHSVYGNELLKRFVFNICECKGDWTMGSFIDHEVRKIRELVGDKKVLCALSGGVDSSVAAVLVHRAIGDQLTCIFVDHGLLRKGEAESVMKTFREGFHMNVIKVDAKERFLNKLKGVSDPEQKRKIIGNEFIYVFDDEAAKLDGIEFLVQGTLYTDIIESGTATAQTIKSHHNVGGLPEDMTFKLIEPLNTLFKDEVRALGTELGIPDEIVWRQPFPGPGLGIRVLGEVTEEKLEIVRESDAILREEIKRAGLDRDIWQYFTVLPDIRSVGVMGDARTYDYTVGIRAVTSIDGMTADWARIPWDVLEVISTRIVNEVPHVNRVVYDITSKPPATIEWE